In Candidatus Contubernalis alkalaceticus, the following proteins share a genomic window:
- a CDS encoding NEAT domain-containing protein, whose product MKCSVKKVFASLCTLLVVFVFLIGVVSAAALEDGEYTIQASAINAATGAPSMAKDNIKNPVKIEVKNGKINIFLTMSGQEVTKDFSFDSGSGNFVLAEVISDSGDIKTYKFPVATIQEPTMMQTYVTAAGMTVEFRLSYDTATLSKVAATGTNENTDDDNSTTGITGSDNTDNVNNGDSNKVSSPQTSDSQLTVLTKLLHAFVFVTMLLTLYFSNGKRLYVRDKMRGQKD is encoded by the coding sequence ATGAAGTGTTCAGTTAAGAAGGTTTTTGCCAGCTTATGCACCCTTTTAGTGGTATTTGTATTTTTAATCGGAGTTGTATCAGCAGCAGCTCTTGAAGATGGTGAATATACAATTCAGGCATCGGCTATAAATGCGGCAACCGGTGCCCCTTCTATGGCTAAGGATAATATTAAAAACCCGGTTAAGATAGAGGTAAAAAACGGAAAAATTAATATATTTCTAACAATGAGTGGACAGGAGGTAACAAAAGATTTCAGCTTTGATAGTGGGTCGGGTAATTTTGTATTAGCGGAAGTTATTAGTGATAGTGGAGATATAAAGACATATAAGTTTCCAGTTGCAACAATCCAAGAACCAACTATGATGCAGACTTATGTTACAGCTGCCGGCATGACTGTTGAATTCAGGCTTTCTTATGATACAGCTACTTTATCTAAGGTTGCAGCCACCGGCACTAACGAAAATACTGACGATGATAATTCTACCACCGGTATTACCGGCAGTGATAATACTGATAACGTTAATAACGGTGACAGTAACAAAGTATCCTCACCACAAACAAGTGACAGTCAACTTACTGTACTGACTAAATTACTCCATGCCTTTGTATTTGTGACTATGTTATTAACTCTGTATTTTAGCAATGGGAAAAGGTTATATGTAAGAGATAAAATGCGGGGGCAAAAGGATTAA
- a CDS encoding DUF3793 family protein: protein MNSTYDTCANDYLTCLLGRIGATLAGVKPAELINVSSGDDAFGQWQHVKAAIKNFHDMDYIVIKVKKGRRQVLFYHGAALDQTLNSYSVQLFLKSLGYPENYTLEGYLDCLVEKLRGESFPHEIGVFLGYPLKDVKGFLGYSSLEMVQVKGWRIYGNREPSLETYHKFKEAKEEFQNLLILWGEGGNNKSIESDGFRESKRAL, encoded by the coding sequence TTGAACAGTACATATGATACTTGTGCTAACGATTATTTAACCTGTCTGCTGGGAAGGATAGGAGCAACTTTAGCAGGGGTTAAGCCTGCAGAATTGATAAATGTTTCTTCCGGTGATGATGCTTTTGGTCAATGGCAGCATGTCAAAGCAGCCATAAAAAACTTTCATGACATGGATTATATTGTAATCAAGGTGAAGAAGGGAAGAAGGCAGGTCCTGTTTTATCATGGTGCAGCCCTTGACCAAACCCTTAATAGTTACTCTGTTCAATTATTTCTAAAAAGCCTGGGTTACCCTGAGAATTACACGTTAGAAGGTTATTTAGATTGTCTTGTTGAGAAATTAAGAGGAGAATCTTTTCCCCATGAAATTGGTGTTTTCTTAGGTTATCCTTTAAAGGATGTAAAGGGCTTTTTAGGTTATTCTTCTCTGGAAATGGTCCAGGTTAAGGGATGGAGAATTTATGGAAACAGGGAACCTTCCCTTGAGACGTACCATAAATTTAAAGAAGCAAAGGAAGAATTTCAAAATCTTCTTATCTTGTGGGGGGAGGGGGGAAACAATAAAAGCATCGAATCAGATGGTTTTAGAGAAAGTAAGAGAGCTTTATGA
- a CDS encoding DUF2325 domain-containing protein: MSIVVVGGDHLGSIPDKLRQKGFTEIQHYQGRKVLKFKDKISCSTDLILVLTDYVGTDLAKVVKAEAKKNKLKVIFSRRSWASIQREFNRFGYSA, encoded by the coding sequence ATGTCTATTGTAGTGGTAGGAGGAGATCATTTGGGCAGCATACCTGATAAACTGCGGCAGAAAGGATTCACAGAGATTCAGCATTATCAAGGTCGCAAGGTTTTAAAATTTAAGGACAAGATAAGTTGTTCTACAGACCTGATTCTGGTTCTCACAGATTATGTAGGGACGGACCTGGCTAAAGTGGTTAAAGCCGAGGCTAAAAAAAACAAATTGAAAGTGATTTTTTCCAGGCGCTCCTGGGCTAGTATTCAAAGGGAATTTAACCGTTTTGGTTATTCAGCCTGA
- a CDS encoding metal ABC transporter permease, translating into MFEAIMEYTFMKNAIWSAVMASIACGIIGTIIIEKKLVMMSGGIAHTAFGGVGMGYFLNIEPIFGALFFSICAALITVTIKRRNDTGTDIIIGLLWSVGMALGILFISFTPGYTPDMTSYLFGNILTVTRMDLTIMAALNLIIIITIISLFNVLKAYMFDEEFTYVMGINTGLLDYLLLILIALTIVILIRVAGIILIIALLTAPPAIVKKFTHDLKTLMVGSIFVGMIFCVLGLWISYELNIASGVSIILLAGFSYLVVSIFSGFKKSSKESMQRANKQY; encoded by the coding sequence ATGTTTGAGGCTATAATGGAATATACATTTATGAAAAATGCCATTTGGAGTGCAGTAATGGCCAGTATTGCTTGTGGTATAATAGGTACTATTATTATTGAAAAGAAATTAGTGATGATGAGCGGAGGGATAGCTCATACAGCTTTCGGTGGTGTTGGTATGGGTTATTTTTTAAATATTGAGCCCATTTTTGGTGCTCTTTTTTTCTCCATTTGTGCGGCCTTAATTACTGTCACTATAAAACGAAGAAACGATACAGGGACAGACATTATTATAGGTTTGTTATGGTCAGTAGGAATGGCTCTGGGTATACTTTTTATATCCTTTACTCCTGGATATACCCCTGATATGACCTCTTATCTCTTTGGAAATATTTTAACAGTTACCCGGATGGACCTTACTATAATGGCAGCACTTAATTTAATTATTATTATTACTATTATTTCTCTATTTAATGTTCTGAAAGCTTATATGTTTGATGAAGAATTTACTTATGTTATGGGTATTAATACTGGATTATTGGACTATCTGCTTTTAATTCTTATTGCTCTAACTATTGTGATTTTAATAAGGGTTGCCGGAATTATATTGATTATAGCTCTTTTGACAGCTCCTCCGGCCATTGTAAAAAAATTTACCCATGATTTAAAAACTCTTATGGTAGGTTCAATTTTTGTAGGTATGATATTTTGTGTATTAGGATTATGGATTTCGTATGAACTAAATATCGCTTCAGGAGTTTCTATTATACTGTTGGCGGGATTTAGCTATTTAGTTGTTTCAATTTTTTCCGGGTTTAAAAAGAGCTCAAAAGAAAGCATGCAAAGGGCAAACAAACAATATTAA
- a CDS encoding metal ABC transporter ATP-binding protein, giving the protein MDNIIEVKNLYVYYNNHCALEDINLEVKQNDFLGLIGPNGAGKSTLLKVLLGLVTPGHGKVKIFGESPQKVRGRLGYVPQHVNFDKRFPIKVMDVVSMGRINKSSSIFNRYSRADLTLVDTILQKLDIGFLRNRQIGQLSGGELQRVLIARALVAEPDILLLDEPTASVDANSKSQIYSILQSLNNDNMTIILVTHDIGVISSHVKTIACLNVNMYYHGEAEFSGDVIEQIYGCPVELVAHGFPHRVLKPHGEGEHV; this is encoded by the coding sequence ATGGATAATATCATTGAAGTTAAAAACCTTTATGTTTATTACAATAATCATTGTGCTTTAGAAGATATAAACTTAGAGGTAAAACAAAATGATTTTCTTGGGCTTATAGGTCCAAACGGTGCAGGGAAAAGCACCCTGCTTAAAGTTCTCCTTGGATTGGTAACCCCGGGCCATGGGAAGGTAAAGATATTTGGAGAAAGTCCCCAAAAGGTTCGGGGGAGGTTGGGTTATGTTCCACAGCATGTAAATTTTGATAAAAGATTTCCCATCAAAGTTATGGATGTAGTTTCTATGGGAAGGATAAATAAAAGTTCCAGCATATTTAACAGGTATTCCAGGGCGGACCTTACGCTGGTTGACACAATTCTGCAAAAGCTTGATATTGGTTTTTTAAGAAACCGGCAGATTGGACAGTTGTCCGGGGGTGAACTTCAAAGAGTACTGATAGCCCGGGCCCTGGTTGCAGAACCTGATATATTACTATTGGATGAACCTACAGCCAGTGTAGATGCTAATTCCAAGAGCCAAATTTATTCTATATTACAGTCTTTAAATAATGACAACATGACCATTATTTTAGTAACTCATGACATAGGGGTCATATCTTCCCATGTAAAAACAATAGCCTGCCTAAATGTAAATATGTACTATCATGGGGAAGCTGAATTTAGTGGTGATGTAATAGAGCAAATCTATGGCTGTCCAGTTGAATTGGTTGCTCATGGTTTTCCACACCGCGTTTTAAAGCCTCATGGGGAGGGAGAACATGTTTGA
- a CDS encoding metal ABC transporter solute-binding protein, Zn/Mn family produces MLKNINKYLPFILLVFIIGSLWGCSQVRDEDILADEIVADEAVSEDKLTVAVSIVPQEAFVKAVAGDLVEVVTMVPPGSSPANYEPAPKEMEGLSKSQIYFSIGVPTEQANILPGLKDLNEDIKIVSLAEEAAKIHPDRELAPGKRDPHIWLSPKRAKVMVETIYNELAALDHENQDIYQQNAREYLAQLDELDQKLKESADNLTSKAFIVYHPAFGYFADDYGLTMIALEEDGKEATAQRLQEVIDMAKEENIKVIFYQKEIDSKQSEALAEELGGRTEQVAPLSPDYIGNLEKFAATLKAVME; encoded by the coding sequence TTGTTAAAAAATATCAATAAATATTTACCTTTCATACTGCTGGTGTTTATTATCGGGTCTCTTTGGGGGTGCAGTCAGGTTCGGGATGAAGATATTCTTGCAGACGAGATAGTCGCTGATGAAGCTGTTTCTGAAGATAAATTAACGGTGGCTGTATCTATCGTTCCACAGGAGGCTTTTGTTAAAGCGGTAGCCGGTGACCTGGTGGAAGTGGTAACTATGGTCCCCCCTGGCAGCAGTCCGGCAAACTATGAGCCTGCTCCTAAGGAAATGGAAGGGCTCAGCAAATCTCAAATATATTTCAGCATCGGTGTTCCTACGGAACAGGCAAATATACTGCCCGGCCTAAAAGATTTAAATGAAGACATAAAGATAGTAAGCCTGGCTGAAGAAGCAGCCAAGATACACCCTGATCGTGAACTGGCTCCTGGGAAAAGGGACCCTCACATCTGGCTTTCGCCAAAAAGAGCTAAGGTTATGGTTGAGACTATTTATAATGAACTAGCGGCTTTAGACCATGAGAACCAAGACATTTATCAACAAAATGCCCGGGAGTATTTAGCTCAGCTGGATGAATTGGACCAAAAGCTTAAAGAATCGGCTGATAATCTGACCAGCAAAGCTTTTATTGTGTACCATCCGGCTTTTGGATATTTTGCCGATGATTATGGCTTAACCATGATAGCTTTAGAAGAAGATGGTAAAGAGGCAACGGCTCAGCGATTACAGGAAGTTATAGATATGGCGAAAGAAGAAAATATTAAAGTGATTTTTTATCAGAAAGAAATCGACAGTAAACAGTCAGAGGCTTTGGCGGAGGAGTTGGGCGGTAGGACAGAACAGGTTGCTCCCCTATCACCTGATTATATAGGCAATTTAGAAAAATTTGCTGCAACTTTAAAAGCTGTAATGGAGTAA
- a CDS encoding TlpA family protein disulfide reductase: MKKTNFFSNALFKTALFVIVFSLGVFSVYYFFGQAESEAPEGESADRESPEDDVLESLETAPSVGALAPDFSLQDLKGQEIMLQEYRGRTIILNFWTTTCPYCIDEMPLMEALHLSDPEIAVLAVNVREGEGRVKSFIEEKELTFPVLLDTKANVAGDYLVRAFPTTYVVNAEGVIAAVKIGAFFDEEGLAQLVESARNN, translated from the coding sequence ATGAAAAAGACGAATTTTTTTTCTAATGCACTATTTAAAACAGCTCTTTTTGTAATCGTTTTTTCCCTAGGGGTTTTTTCTGTTTACTATTTCTTTGGGCAGGCCGAATCTGAAGCACCGGAGGGAGAGAGCGCTGATAGAGAATCTCCGGAAGATGATGTTTTGGAAAGCCTGGAAACAGCACCCAGCGTAGGAGCTCTAGCTCCTGACTTTTCGTTACAGGATTTGAAGGGGCAGGAGATAATGCTGCAGGAATATAGAGGCCGCACCATAATATTGAATTTTTGGACCACCACGTGCCCTTATTGTATAGATGAGATGCCGTTGATGGAAGCCCTGCATCTTTCAGATCCAGAAATAGCTGTATTGGCAGTTAATGTCCGGGAGGGAGAAGGCAGAGTGAAAAGTTTCATTGAAGAGAAAGAACTTACTTTCCCGGTACTGCTGGACACCAAGGCAAATGTTGCTGGGGATTATCTGGTTCGGGCTTTTCCAACTACTTATGTGGTGAATGCTGAAGGGGTGATTGCAGCAGTAAAAATTGGAGCTTTTTTTGATGAAGAAGGGTTGGCGCAGTTGGTGGAAAGCGCCAGGAACAATTAA
- a CDS encoding cytochrome c biogenesis CcdA family protein, with protein MQDLNILIAFTAGILSFFSPCILPLIPVYLTSMGAWAFQAENPSGKFFSQGRALLVSVSFILGFTLVFVIMGASIGFLGKVFLEYRQILYRTGGLLVIFLGLKQLGLMKVSFLERSWKISGSVGRTSGLMGAFALGAIFSIGWSPCVGPVLAGILLLSLAAPSPFTAAGYLFVYSMGFAVPFIIIALFLEGITGKLMRLNRYLPYFNRAAGLLLIIIGGLLVSGL; from the coding sequence TTGCAGGATTTAAATATTTTAATCGCTTTTACGGCAGGAATCTTATCCTTTTTTTCACCCTGTATCCTACCTTTGATTCCCGTTTACTTGACTTCTATGGGAGCCTGGGCTTTTCAGGCGGAAAACCCGTCTGGAAAATTTTTCTCTCAAGGCCGGGCCTTACTGGTTTCAGTTTCTTTTATATTGGGTTTTACTCTGGTTTTTGTAATTATGGGTGCTTCTATTGGTTTTCTAGGAAAAGTGTTCCTGGAATACCGACAAATTTTATATAGAACAGGAGGTTTGCTGGTAATTTTTCTGGGATTAAAGCAGCTGGGTCTGATGAAAGTCTCTTTCCTGGAAAGAAGCTGGAAGATTTCCGGAAGTGTCGGCAGGACATCTGGATTGATGGGTGCTTTTGCCCTGGGGGCTATTTTTTCCATAGGATGGAGTCCCTGTGTTGGACCTGTTCTGGCAGGGATATTACTTCTTTCTCTGGCAGCACCCAGCCCTTTTACTGCCGCGGGGTATCTTTTCGTTTATTCCATGGGGTTTGCGGTACCTTTTATTATTATTGCTTTATTTTTAGAAGGAATTACAGGAAAGTTAATGAGGCTGAACCGTTATCTTCCTTACTTTAATCGGGCAGCAGGGCTGCTTCTGATTATTATAGGGGGGCTTTTAGTCAGTGGATTATAA
- a CDS encoding transposase, producing MARKPRIHYPGALYHVMVRGNNKEKVFLDDVHKSKYLFLLALYKEKLGFMLYAFCIMDNHAHLLIEVKDVMLSQIMQRVQQVYTQWFNRKYSRTGHVFEQRYKALLCDKDSYLLQLIRYIHYNPVRANLDDGIEYKWSSHIHYIGKEKGNLVDTYNMLSMFSENKKEAIKQYSYFMGQESEEKNLEEFQPKIQLNDRIRKKEGEKKLSIDEIMEKVCINENVNISEIIRKTRIQRISDIRKAIVLLSESYCNISNTLLAKKLNLPLSMISKIKSGVCKRTTYVEDVIRRWEGGNK from the coding sequence ATGGCGAGAAAACCACGTATTCATTATCCGGGAGCCTTATACCATGTAATGGTTAGAGGTAATAATAAAGAAAAAGTATTTCTTGATGATGTACATAAGAGTAAGTATTTGTTTCTGCTGGCCCTGTACAAAGAAAAACTGGGTTTTATGCTGTATGCATTCTGTATTATGGACAATCATGCACACCTTTTAATAGAAGTAAAGGATGTTATGTTGTCTCAGATTATGCAGCGAGTTCAGCAGGTGTATACCCAGTGGTTTAACCGTAAATACAGCAGGACAGGACATGTATTTGAGCAAAGGTATAAAGCATTGCTTTGTGACAAAGACAGCTATTTGCTGCAGCTGATAAGGTATATTCACTATAATCCCGTAAGGGCAAATTTGGATGATGGGATAGAATATAAATGGAGCAGTCATATTCATTATATTGGGAAAGAAAAAGGTAATTTAGTCGATACGTACAATATGCTAAGTATGTTTTCAGAGAACAAAAAAGAAGCTATAAAGCAGTATTCTTACTTTATGGGTCAAGAATCAGAAGAGAAAAATTTAGAGGAATTCCAACCTAAGATACAGCTTAACGATAGAATAAGAAAGAAAGAGGGAGAAAAGAAGTTAAGCATTGATGAAATAATGGAAAAAGTATGTATCAACGAAAATGTCAATATTAGCGAAATCATTAGAAAGACAAGAATTCAAAGGATATCTGATATTCGAAAAGCTATAGTACTATTAAGTGAGAGTTACTGTAACATATCAAATACACTGTTGGCAAAAAAGCTTAATTTACCACTATCGATGATATCAAAAATTAAGTCGGGTGTGTGTAAGCGTACAACTTATGTGGAAGATGTGATTCGAAGATGGGAAGGTGGGAACAAATAA
- a CDS encoding AraC family transcriptional regulator produces MPGYPAGAFEIRNIRNEYCPLCVMLNHIYSRSSTFEREMIIPANIGKGSFRRIVVGPAVDIFIHDMTLKETRTMTGWVNDSIYELAFCLGEGLQWTAGGIKKEFEIDTGESCLVSGKLVNGTCRYDSGQYFNGLSIKISSTLFQEGLLNRANVKNNQVTWLNSSSLFYKSKTTGVMKRILHDIFHCRYSQNVKRIYLEAKVLELFAVYVDEIMLENGTENVSVQLSREDVKSLQNAKKILDKEVVSPPTLRKLAKRVCLNEYKLKTGFKELFGLPVHAYVIDKRLEMARLLLEDKKMRVTEAALMVGYSDASHFAEKFRKKYGINPSEYMKREKEGVRLE; encoded by the coding sequence ATGCCTGGTTACCCCGCTGGAGCCTTTGAAATCAGAAATATAAGAAATGAGTATTGTCCTTTGTGTGTTATGCTTAACCACATTTACAGCAGAAGCAGTACTTTTGAAAGAGAAATGATAATACCTGCCAACATTGGAAAAGGCAGCTTTCGGAGAATTGTAGTGGGGCCTGCAGTGGATATTTTCATTCATGATATGACCCTGAAGGAAACCAGAACCATGACCGGTTGGGTTAACGATTCCATTTATGAGCTGGCCTTTTGCCTGGGAGAGGGGCTTCAGTGGACAGCAGGAGGGATAAAAAAGGAATTTGAGATAGATACCGGGGAAAGCTGCCTGGTCAGCGGAAAGCTTGTAAACGGCACCTGCAGGTATGATTCCGGGCAGTATTTTAATGGGTTGAGTATAAAAATAAGCAGCACACTGTTTCAGGAAGGGCTTTTGAACCGGGCCAATGTAAAGAATAACCAGGTTACCTGGTTAAACAGCAGCAGTCTTTTTTATAAAAGCAAGACCACCGGCGTCATGAAACGGATTCTTCATGATATCTTTCACTGCCGTTACTCCCAAAATGTAAAAAGGATTTATCTTGAGGCAAAAGTATTGGAGCTTTTTGCCGTTTATGTGGATGAAATAATGCTGGAAAATGGTACAGAGAATGTTTCAGTTCAGCTTTCCAGGGAAGATGTGAAAAGCCTCCAAAATGCCAAAAAGATCCTTGATAAAGAGGTAGTAAGCCCCCCTACCCTCAGGAAGCTGGCAAAAAGGGTATGCCTGAATGAATACAAATTAAAGACTGGTTTTAAAGAGCTTTTTGGCCTGCCGGTTCATGCCTATGTTATCGATAAAAGGCTGGAAATGGCCCGGCTTTTGTTGGAGGATAAAAAAATGAGGGTTACGGAAGCCGCTCTGATGGTTGGCTACAGCGATGCCAGCCATTTTGCAGAGAAATTCAGGAAAAAGTATGGGATTAATCCCTCTGAATACATGAAAAGGGAAAAAGAAGGGGTCAGGCTTGAATAA
- a CDS encoding type II toxin-antitoxin system RelE family toxin — translation MIKFDIRFKESVAKDLRQLPVKDIKRILRRIDTLIDEPRPTGCEKLSAQERYRVRQGDYRIIYEINDEEHIIIVIKVGHRREVYKQT, via the coding sequence ATGATAAAATTTGATATTCGTTTTAAAGAATCAGTGGCTAAGGATCTTCGGCAGCTGCCTGTTAAAGACATAAAACGAATTCTTAGACGTATTGACACTTTAATAGATGAACCACGTCCAACTGGTTGTGAAAAACTTTCTGCACAAGAGCGGTACCGTGTGCGTCAAGGAGATTATCGTATTATTTATGAGATTAATGATGAGGAGCATATAATTATTGTTATTAAGGTTGGTCATAGGCGAGAAGTCTATAAACAAACTTGA
- a CDS encoding energy-coupling factor transporter transmembrane component T family protein has protein sequence MKKIETSIHQNVSVGIIEGRRTVIFLEGRQRGLQDMDPRMKILMSLVFSTMLFLTAQKLTMLISLVAAYFVLLLSGKGRTGIKLMAVYACFFLVDTMIVLAGSEQLKVLLGVFIYSVMKFIPIIMLGSWIASTVKVNEFIAAMEQMRLPRPVILPLAVMLRFLPTVKEELGYIRDTMKMRNIELSLKGILFHPLKTMEHILVPLLMRSVKEADELSAAALTRGVDGDNKRTTLRDVRILFVDVTAALLFITLTAVLWYLDKNWFAGFL, from the coding sequence TTGAAAAAAATAGAAACATCAATCCATCAAAACGTATCCGTAGGAATAATAGAGGGCAGGAGAACAGTGATTTTTCTGGAGGGAAGGCAAAGGGGCCTGCAGGATATGGACCCCCGGATGAAAATTCTTATGTCCTTAGTTTTCAGCACCATGCTTTTTTTAACTGCGCAGAAACTGACTATGTTAATTTCGCTTGTGGCGGCTTATTTTGTTCTGCTGCTTTCGGGAAAGGGCAGGACCGGCATAAAATTGATGGCGGTTTATGCTTGCTTTTTCCTGGTAGACACCATGATAGTCCTGGCAGGGAGTGAGCAGCTGAAAGTACTGCTGGGTGTTTTTATTTACAGCGTCATGAAATTTATACCCATCATTATGCTGGGAAGCTGGATAGCCTCAACGGTTAAGGTAAACGAATTTATCGCTGCCATGGAGCAGATGAGGCTGCCACGGCCGGTAATCCTTCCCCTGGCGGTTATGCTGAGGTTTTTACCTACGGTGAAGGAGGAACTGGGATATATTAGGGATACCATGAAAATGCGGAATATTGAGCTTTCCCTGAAAGGGATTCTTTTTCATCCCTTAAAGACCATGGAGCATATTCTGGTGCCGCTCTTGATGAGAAGTGTTAAGGAGGCGGACGAGCTCTCGGCGGCGGCCTTGACCCGGGGGGTTGACGGGGATAATAAACGGACCACCCTGAGAGATGTCCGGATCCTGTTTGTCGATGTAACCGCAGCTTTATTATTTATTACTTTGACGGCAGTGCTCTGGTATCTGGACAAGAACTGGTTTGCAGGTTTTTTATAG